One Methylobacterium sp. AMS5 genomic region harbors:
- a CDS encoding IS5 family transposase, translated as MWTPTTRRQHNRARLRYETDLTDTEWAVIAPMMPEPASRGRPPVWTMREVLNAIFYVLRGGIAWRLIPKDLPPRSTTFGYFSRWRDEGLFGRINHALVMADRERAGREASPTAAVLDSQSVKTTESGGPRGYDAGKKVKGRKRQALVDTDGRALVLDPQTADIQDRDGAGPVLRLSRRTFPFIVRAFADAGYAGDRPATATVITIDIVRKPKDQVGFAVHPRRWVVERFFGWISRNRRLWKDPEATLASAQAFLYAAAVMILVRRLGRAS; from the coding sequence ATGTGGACCCCGACCACTCGCCGGCAGCATAACCGTGCGCGCCTTCGATACGAAACCGACCTGACGGATACGGAATGGGCGGTGATCGCGCCCATGATGCCAGAGCCCGCCTCGCGTGGTCGTCCGCCTGTCTGGACGATGCGGGAGGTCCTGAACGCGATCTTCTACGTGCTGCGCGGCGGCATCGCATGGCGGTTGATCCCAAAGGATCTCCCTCCGCGCAGCACGACGTTCGGCTACTTCAGCCGCTGGCGGGACGAGGGATTGTTCGGGCGGATCAACCACGCCCTGGTCATGGCCGACCGGGAGCGGGCCGGTCGCGAGGCCTCGCCGACGGCGGCCGTGCTCGACAGCCAGAGCGTGAAGACCACCGAGAGCGGCGGCCCGCGCGGCTACGACGCTGGAAAGAAGGTCAAGGGCCGCAAGCGTCAGGCCCTGGTCGACACGGACGGGCGCGCCCTCGTGCTCGATCCGCAGACCGCCGACATTCAGGATCGCGATGGGGCTGGACCGGTGCTGCGCCTGTCGCGGCGGACCTTCCCGTTCATCGTCAGAGCTTTCGCCGATGCAGGCTATGCCGGCGACAGACCCGCGACCGCCACCGTCATCACCATCGACATCGTGCGCAAACCGAAGGATCAGGTCGGCTTCGCCGTGCATCCACGCCGATGGGTGGTGGAACGCTTCTTCGGATGGATCAGCCGCAACCGACGCCTCTGGAAGGACCCGGAAGCGACCCTCGCCTCGGCCCAGGCCTTCCTCTACGCCGCCGCCGTCATGATCCTCGTCCGAAGGCTCGGGCGAGCATCATGA
- a CDS encoding cytochrome b/b6 domain-containing protein gives MAAGSTLSGPDIVETVRRRWMFRHPLVIRLAHWLNVVCLAILLMSGLQIFNAHPALYWGAASTFDKPFVAITDDQRDDGTPRGIVYVAGHTFETTGVLGLSNLNGQQAGRAFPAWATLPAHQDLATGRRWHFLFAWAFVINGLIYLLYGIGTGQLRRRLVPDGDQMRGFGSSVREHLTLHFPEGDEAKRYNVLQKLTYLVVVAVLLPLMVLTGLAMSPGVNAVVPLPDLFGGRQSARTIHFIVTNLLVLFVIVHVLLVLLSGVANNMRSMITGWFVIERQKLPAGPGETP, from the coding sequence GTGGCCGCAGGATCGACGCTCTCGGGGCCGGACATCGTCGAGACGGTGCGGCGGCGCTGGATGTTTCGCCATCCGCTGGTGATCCGGCTGGCGCACTGGCTCAACGTGGTCTGCCTCGCCATCCTGCTGATGAGCGGCTTGCAGATCTTCAACGCCCATCCGGCACTCTATTGGGGCGCAGCCTCGACCTTCGACAAGCCGTTCGTCGCCATCACCGACGACCAGCGGGACGACGGCACGCCGCGCGGCATCGTCTATGTGGCCGGCCACACCTTCGAGACGACGGGCGTGCTCGGCCTGTCGAACCTCAACGGCCAGCAAGCGGGACGCGCCTTCCCGGCCTGGGCGACCCTGCCGGCGCATCAGGATCTCGCCACCGGGCGGCGCTGGCACTTCCTGTTCGCCTGGGCCTTCGTCATCAACGGGCTGATCTACCTCCTCTACGGGATCGGTACGGGCCAGTTGCGGCGGCGCCTCGTGCCCGACGGCGACCAGATGCGCGGGTTCGGTTCCTCGGTCCGCGAGCACCTGACCCTGCACTTTCCGGAAGGGGACGAGGCCAAGCGCTACAACGTGCTGCAGAAGCTCACCTACCTCGTCGTGGTGGCGGTGCTGCTGCCGCTGATGGTGCTGACGGGGCTCGCCATGTCGCCGGGCGTCAACGCGGTGGTGCCCCTGCCCGACCTGTTCGGCGGACGGCAATCGGCCCGCACGATCCACTTCATCGTCACGAATCTGCTGGTGCTGTTCGTGATCGTCCACGTCCTGCTCGTGCTGCTCTCCGGCGTGGCCAACAATATGCGCAGCATGATCACCGGCTGGTTCGTGATCGAGCGCCAAAAACTTCCCGCCGGCCCGGGAGAGACCCCATGA
- a CDS encoding dihydroorotase produces the protein MTAPPLLLSNAHLLDPASGREGPGAVLVRDGRIADVAWGAAPDAPEDCKKIDCGGLTLAPGLIDLRAFVGEPGAEHRETLASASAAAAAGGVTTLVCMPDTNPVIDGPAIVDFVLRRARDTACINVLPAAAITKGLAGREMTEFGLLAEAGAVAFTDGLKAVTNAQVMRRALTYARDFGALLMQHVEEPDLVGEGVMNEGEMASRLGLIGIPREAETVMLERDIRLVRLTGARYHAAMISCADSVEIVRRAKEAGLPVTCGVSVNNLVLNEGDIGHYRTFCKLSPPLRREDDRQAVIAALNEGVIDVIVSDHNPQDVETKRLPFAEAADGALGIETLLGASLRLLHTGDVTLGTLLKALSANPAALLGREAGRLETGAPADLVLIDPDLPYLLDKRQLKSRSKNSPFDEARLQGAAVLTLVGGRIVHRSDLSALAA, from the coding sequence ATGACCGCTCCTCCGCTTCTCCTCTCCAACGCCCATCTCCTCGACCCGGCCAGCGGCCGCGAGGGCCCCGGCGCCGTGCTCGTGCGCGACGGCCGCATCGCCGATGTCGCCTGGGGTGCCGCACCCGACGCACCGGAAGACTGCAAAAAAATCGACTGCGGCGGGCTCACCCTCGCGCCGGGCCTGATCGACCTGCGCGCCTTCGTCGGCGAGCCGGGCGCCGAGCACCGGGAAACCCTGGCCTCGGCGAGCGCGGCTGCCGCGGCCGGCGGCGTGACGACGCTGGTCTGCATGCCCGACACCAACCCCGTCATCGACGGGCCGGCCATCGTCGATTTCGTGCTGCGCCGCGCCCGCGACACCGCCTGCATCAACGTGCTGCCGGCCGCCGCCATCACGAAGGGGCTGGCCGGCCGCGAGATGACCGAGTTCGGCCTGCTGGCGGAAGCCGGCGCGGTCGCCTTCACCGACGGGCTGAAAGCCGTCACCAACGCGCAGGTGATGCGCCGCGCGCTGACCTACGCCCGCGATTTCGGCGCGCTGCTGATGCAGCATGTCGAGGAGCCGGACCTCGTCGGCGAAGGCGTGATGAACGAGGGCGAGATGGCCTCCCGCCTCGGCCTGATCGGCATCCCCCGCGAGGCCGAGACGGTGATGCTGGAGCGCGACATCCGCCTCGTGCGCCTCACCGGCGCGCGCTACCACGCGGCGATGATCTCCTGCGCCGATTCGGTCGAGATCGTGCGGCGGGCCAAGGAGGCGGGGCTGCCCGTCACCTGCGGCGTGTCGGTCAACAACCTCGTGCTCAACGAGGGCGACATCGGCCACTACCGCACCTTCTGCAAGCTCTCGCCCCCCTTGCGCCGCGAGGACGACCGGCAGGCGGTGATCGCCGCGCTGAATGAAGGCGTGATCGACGTCATCGTCTCCGACCACAATCCGCAGGACGTCGAGACCAAGCGCCTGCCGTTCGCCGAAGCCGCCGATGGAGCGCTCGGCATCGAGACCCTGCTCGGGGCGAGCCTACGCCTGCTCCATACCGGCGACGTGACGCTGGGAACGCTCCTGAAGGCTCTCTCGGCCAACCCCGCGGCGCTGCTCGGCCGCGAGGCGGGGCGCCTCGAAACAGGCGCACCCGCCGACCTCGTGCTGATCGACCCCGATCTGCCCTACCTGCTCGACAAGCGGCAGTTGAAGTCGCGCTCCAAGAACTCGCCCTTCGACGAGGCGCGCCTCCAGGGCGCGGCGGTGCTGACGCTGGTCGGCGGCCGCATCGTCCACCGCTCCGACCTCTCGGCTCTGGCCGCATGA
- the dprA gene encoding DNA-processing protein DprA → MQLTDAQRLDWLRLIRTDGIGPRTFRGLINRFGSASAALDALPDLTKRAGKRAVPPTKAEAEREMAAAARLGIRFLAMGEAAYPKALHATDTAPPLIAVRGDPATLLKPSVAIVGSRNASTAGLAFTERLARGFGEAGLVVVSGLARGIDARAHKATLTTGTVAVLAGGQNRIYPENHAGLVEEIVGAGGAVVAEMPMGWVPRGRDFPRRNRIISGLSLGTVIVEAARRSGSLITARFALEQGREVFAVPGSPLDPRAEGTNDLIRQGATLVSEVEHVLSVLDPLIAGGAPQADGLNDRSETWRTPDYWDEIDFDGRAETALPLFPATAEPEDGPPEPRDDRERLIACLSPVPVGTDELARSTGLSVRIVQTTLLELELDGRIERHGSGTVSLVSRA, encoded by the coding sequence ATGCAACTCACCGACGCGCAACGCCTCGATTGGCTGCGCCTGATCCGTACCGACGGCATCGGCCCGCGCACCTTCCGCGGCCTGATCAACCGCTTCGGCAGCGCGTCGGCCGCGCTCGACGCCCTGCCGGACCTGACGAAGCGGGCGGGCAAGCGCGCCGTGCCGCCCACGAAGGCCGAGGCCGAGCGCGAGATGGCGGCGGCCGCCCGCCTCGGCATCCGCTTCCTCGCCATGGGCGAAGCGGCCTACCCGAAGGCGCTGCACGCCACCGATACCGCGCCGCCGCTGATCGCCGTTCGCGGCGACCCGGCCACGCTTCTCAAGCCTTCGGTGGCCATCGTCGGCTCGCGCAACGCCTCGACCGCGGGCCTCGCCTTCACCGAGCGGCTCGCCCGCGGTTTCGGCGAAGCCGGTCTCGTCGTGGTCTCGGGACTCGCCCGAGGGATCGACGCCCGCGCCCATAAGGCCACGCTCACCACCGGCACCGTCGCGGTCCTCGCGGGTGGGCAGAACCGGATCTATCCAGAGAACCATGCCGGCCTCGTCGAGGAGATCGTGGGGGCGGGTGGGGCGGTGGTCGCCGAGATGCCGATGGGCTGGGTGCCGCGCGGGCGCGACTTTCCCCGCCGCAACCGCATCATCTCCGGCCTCAGCCTCGGCACCGTCATCGTGGAGGCCGCGCGCCGCTCCGGCTCGCTCATCACCGCCCGTTTCGCGCTGGAGCAGGGCCGGGAAGTCTTCGCGGTGCCCGGCTCGCCGCTCGATCCGCGGGCGGAGGGCACCAACGACCTGATCCGCCAGGGTGCGACGCTGGTCTCGGAGGTCGAGCACGTCCTGTCCGTGCTCGATCCGCTGATCGCCGGCGGCGCGCCGCAAGCGGACGGCCTGAACGACCGCTCCGAGACGTGGCGCACGCCCGATTACTGGGACGAGATCGATTTTGACGGACGCGCCGAGACCGCGCTGCCGCTGTTTCCTGCCACGGCAGAGCCGGAAGATGGTCCCCCCGAGCCCCGGGACGACCGCGAGCGGCTGATCGCATGCCTCAGCCCGGTTCCGGTCGGAACCGATGAGCTTGCCCGCTCCACCGGCCTATCGGTTCGGATCGTGCAGACGACGCTGCTCGAACTCGAACTCGACGGCCGGATCGAGCGGCACGGCAGCGGGACGGTCTCCCTGGTTTCGCGGGCGTGA
- the plsY gene encoding glycerol-3-phosphate 1-O-acyltransferase PlsY, with amino-acid sequence MTTLLAAGWPVLIAALVLGYACGAIPFGLILTKFAGLGDVRAIGSGNIGATNVLRTGRKGLAAATLLCDALKGTLPVLAASQWGEGPALAAGLGAFLGHLFPVWLGFKGGKGVATFIGVLLALSPVTLAAFAAIWLGLAFALKYSSLAALAASAATPLILWALGHGSVAALFLVLAALLWWKHAPNIRRLAAGTEGRIGKKG; translated from the coding sequence ATGACCACGCTTCTCGCGGCCGGCTGGCCGGTCCTCATCGCGGCTCTCGTCCTCGGCTATGCCTGCGGCGCGATCCCCTTCGGGCTGATCCTCACGAAGTTCGCCGGCCTCGGCGACGTGCGGGCGATCGGCTCGGGCAATATCGGCGCCACCAACGTGTTGCGAACCGGCCGCAAGGGGCTCGCCGCCGCGACGCTGCTCTGCGATGCGCTCAAGGGCACGCTGCCGGTGCTCGCCGCAAGCCAATGGGGAGAAGGGCCGGCGCTGGCTGCGGGCCTCGGTGCCTTCCTCGGCCATCTCTTCCCGGTCTGGCTCGGCTTCAAGGGCGGCAAGGGCGTGGCGACCTTCATCGGCGTGCTGCTGGCGCTGAGCCCGGTGACACTGGCCGCCTTCGCCGCGATCTGGCTCGGGCTCGCCTTCGCCCTGAAATACTCCTCGCTTGCCGCGCTCGCGGCGTCGGCTGCCACGCCCCTCATCCTGTGGGCGCTGGGACACGGCTCGGTTGCAGCGCTCTTCCTCGTGCTCGCAGCTTTGCTATGGTGGAAGCACGCGCCCAACATCCGCCGACTCGCCGCCGGCACCGAGGGGCGGATCGGGAAGAAAGGGTGA
- a CDS encoding type II toxin-antitoxin system HicB family antitoxin translates to MIHSIGILEKEPGTLWGVWFPDLIGCTTAADTAEGALRQAPEVLRLYLECLAEDGMTPPPVRSLDVLREDPEVAEALAAGHAAVVVSVDEDALLDERALSAIDAAAQRRGLSRQRFIREALIEKAAI, encoded by the coding sequence ATGATTCACTCCATCGGCATTTTGGAGAAGGAGCCAGGCACCCTGTGGGGTGTATGGTTCCCAGATCTAATCGGGTGCACGACGGCGGCCGACACGGCTGAGGGCGCGCTACGTCAGGCACCGGAAGTCTTGCGGCTCTATCTTGAGTGTTTGGCCGAGGACGGCATGACACCGCCGCCCGTGCGCAGCCTCGATGTCCTGCGTGAGGATCCGGAGGTGGCCGAGGCTCTGGCAGCGGGGCATGCCGCCGTTGTCGTTTCCGTCGATGAAGACGCTCTCCTCGACGAGCGGGCTCTCAGCGCCATCGACGCCGCAGCCCAGCGTCGAGGCCTCTCCCGTCAGCGCTTCATCCGTGAGGCCCTGATCGAGAAGGCCGCCATTTAA
- a CDS encoding aspartate carbamoyltransferase catalytic subunit, translating to MTAQTAPAFPHRHLLGIEGLSRPDIESLLERADAAVALSRQVEKKRTTLRGRTQINLFFEPSTRTQSSFELAGKRLGADVMNMSVASSSVKKGETLIDTAATLNAMRPDIIVVRHHAAGAVHLLARKVDCAVVNAGDGAHEHPTQALLDALTIRRNKDGIEGLHVAICGDVLHSRVARSNIILLQALGARVRVIGPSTLLPTGIERFGVDVFTDMRAGLKGCDIVMMLRLQRERMNGSFVPSVKEYFRYYGLDGDKLALAKPDALVMHPGPMNRGVEIASDIADGAQSLIREQVEMGVAVRMAVLEALATHLPNG from the coding sequence ATGACCGCTCAGACCGCACCCGCCTTCCCGCACCGGCACTTGCTCGGCATCGAAGGCCTGAGCCGGCCGGACATCGAATCGCTGCTGGAGCGCGCCGACGCCGCCGTCGCCCTGTCGCGGCAGGTCGAGAAGAAGCGCACGACCTTGCGCGGTCGCACGCAGATCAACCTGTTCTTCGAGCCCTCGACCCGCACGCAATCCTCGTTCGAGCTGGCCGGCAAGCGCCTCGGCGCCGACGTGATGAACATGTCGGTCGCCTCGTCCTCGGTGAAGAAGGGCGAGACGCTGATCGACACCGCCGCGACGCTCAACGCCATGCGGCCCGACATCATCGTGGTGCGCCACCACGCGGCGGGCGCCGTGCACCTGCTCGCCCGCAAGGTCGATTGCGCCGTGGTGAATGCCGGCGACGGCGCCCACGAGCACCCGACCCAGGCGCTGCTCGACGCGCTCACCATCCGCCGCAACAAGGACGGCATCGAGGGGCTCCACGTCGCGATCTGCGGCGACGTCCTGCATTCGCGGGTGGCGCGCTCGAACATCATCCTGCTTCAGGCGCTCGGCGCCCGGGTGCGGGTGATCGGCCCCTCGACCTTGCTGCCCACCGGCATCGAGCGCTTCGGCGTCGATGTGTTCACCGACATGCGCGCGGGGCTGAAGGGCTGCGACATCGTGATGATGCTGCGCCTCCAGCGCGAGCGGATGAACGGCTCCTTCGTGCCGAGCGTGAAGGAATATTTCCGCTATTACGGCCTCGACGGCGACAAGCTGGCGCTGGCCAAGCCGGACGCGCTGGTGATGCATCCCGGACCCATGAACCGCGGCGTCGAGATCGCCTCCGACATCGCCGACGGGGCGCAGTCGCTGATCCGCGAGCAGGTCGAGATGGGCGTCGCCGTGCGCATGGCCGTGCTGGAAGCGCTGGCGACGCACCTGCCGAACGGGTGA